A window from Malassezia japonica chromosome 1, complete sequence encodes these proteins:
- a CDS encoding uncharacterized protein (EggNog:ENOG503P945): protein MPKRTPGTPSKKAANAPFAKFAENTTSPVASSSSSPKPWAGRTSSPRVSREEPRDPHDAFLLPRTSEQTQHRRLRTLLADFVRETTEWEEVHTLDGIKWASDAKQTWEEMASLLRRPESASSDAPPADMDDEKLRASLIPLLQNLEQSTVQLHKMVERLVRLRSHQKKHAARITALSDMGTDLLIETADGGRESAAFVDPMWATWTMDQFVLAIRSLAQQYAVSTAEIAALVPRLCDASDDPAMLAKKRAALEEFVRLPHLHPSGLSGTAPAFGADASLATGVSRHFLEHVCEAEVRGWA, encoded by the exons ATGCCGAAGCGCACGCCAGGGACGCCGAGCAAGAAGGCGGCGAATGCGCCGTTTGCCAAATTTGCCGAGAATACCACGTCACCGGTCGCAAGTAGCAGCTCATCTCCTAAGCCATGGGCAGggcggacgagctcgccgcgcgtgaGCCGTGAGGAGCCGCGCGATCCCCACGACGCGTTCCTGCTGCCCCGCACCTCGGAGCAGACGCAACACCGGCGGCTACGCACGCTGCTAGCCGACTTTGTCCGGGAGACGACCGAGTGGGAGGAGGTGCACACGCTGGACGGGATTAAATGGGCCTCGGACGCGAAGCAGACCTGGGAGGAGATGGCAAG CctcctgcggcgcccggAAAGTGCATCCAGCGATGCGCCACCCGCCGATATGGACGACGAAaagctgcgtgcgagcCTGATTCCCCTGCTACAAAACCTCGAGCAGAGCACGGTGCAGCTGCACAAGatggtcgagcgccttgtaCGTCTACGTTCTCACCAGAAAAaacacgcagcgcgcatCACGGCGCTGTCTGACATGGGCACAGATCTCTTGATCGAGACGGCCGACGGCGGGCGCGAGAGCGCGGCGTTTGTCGACCCAATGTGGGCGACGTGGACGATGGACCAGTTTG TCCTTGCTATCCGCTCGCTCGCACAGCAGTATGCGGTTTCTACCGCCGAGattgccgcgctcgtgccgcgcctTTGTGACGCGAGTGACGACCCGGCGATGCTTGCCAAGaaacgcgcggcgctcgaagAGTTTGTGCGTCTACCTCACCTACATCCATCTGGGCTGTCTGGCACAGCTCCTGCGTTTGGCGCGGATGCGAGTCTCGCGACTGGCGTCAGCCGCCATTTCCTCGAGCACGTTTGCGAGGCCGAAGTCCGGGGCTGGGCCTAG
- a CDS encoding uncharacterized protein (EggNog:ENOG503NZDH; COG:S) produces the protein MPKFRRSAKRTPTGSDAAYQSLRRLLLSPSANANQLEAMDRNALYGSIGLYLSAMALPNVTEFAQVLVTSPSLWTPPARKDAAQVLVTRATSLVQALLFAVDERISLITDNVGRHAPQSAPGEMSAWVRAVLDGIHQALEAHGSRSATLLPKLTLLTGLLRGIESARTQRKKQNDKQRARAPPFHLRRLSGTLQSEWAASCAQLLQAVSEEKTSRAVHGARLAALAMAAQCVDILPEAQMQLVDDSLWIQSAFPALLDVFGCASNTHSLDGLFADLGEKDGQVVVGEHARCVAWTSAVQDHPLYSLAGPISRLLASALQRQSLALNPAQVEQMLGESDMQILVTLQTISAKLDHAWCSSKLAGVEKDGIDPLSHPRTTAVWQVFKTFLFAVTMVLDAVTNAVVERCPSPSETYAPARNAPKLNGWEAMATSNTPAPYLRIMTDVVHVYLPLYFITSSFGLDGFESYRKVFYSALDVLSRDPEACTQLTAALAASVLGSDAPGAQSAQAATFGQRIHTTYFLLVAEQLVSEVPNAMIDHLILPMCRPYLQDTSFQDAFESAHSVILALYTAQSPCTLELAPFYVHLLLRSYPTHLSETQLTTALDTVVASLSDRSDSLAWWCVEQVDQDISHARLGDAQNDRVRVLTHALASLISHVNLVLLRSLLTKVSAQILLLPQGSQARSELVEATFEALGDMNASTREEAMRWWLDKSPTFTLGMPADA, from the coding sequence ATGCCCAAGTTCCGGCGGAGCGCGAAGCGGACGCCGACcgggagcgacgcggcgtacCAGTCGCTGCGTCGGCTGCTCCTCTCGCCGTCTGCGAATGCGAACCAACTCGAAGCGATGGACCGCAATGCGCTGTACGGCTCGATCGGACTCTACTTGTCGGCGATGGCGCTGCCGAACGTCACCGAATTCGCCCAGGTCCTGGTGacctcgccgtcgctctGGACGCCACCTGCCCGGAAAGATGCTGCGCAGGTACTTGTGACGCGCGCTACATCCCTagtgcaggcgctgctctttgccgtcgacgagcgcatctCACTCATCACCGACAACGTCGGCCGCCATGCACCGCagtcggcgccgggcgaaATGAGCGCATGggtgcgcgcggtgctcgacggcaTCCACCAGGCACTCGAGGCGCATGGCTCTCGCTCTGCGACGCTTCTGCCAAAGCTCACGCTCCTCACAGGCCTATTGCGCGGCATCGAGAGTGCCCGCACCCAGCGCAAGAAGCAGAACGacaagcagcgcgcgcgcgcgcccccTTTccacctgcgccgcctctcTGGTACACTGCAGTCAGAGTGGGCTGCGTCGtgtgcgcagctgctccagGCCGTGAGCGAAGAAaagacgtcgcgcgccgtgcacggcgcgcggcttgcggcgctcgcgatgGCCGCGCAGTGTGTCGATATCCTCCCCGAGGCGCAGATGCAACTTGTGGACGACAGTCTGTGGATCCAGTCTGCGTTccctgcgctgctcgacgtgtTTGGCTGTGCATCCAACACACACTCCCTGGATGGCCTGTTTGCCGACCTGGGCGAAAAAGACGGccaggtcgtcgtcggcgagcacgcgcggTGCGTTGCGTGGACTTCAGCCGTGCAGGACCATCCCCTGTATAGCCTCGCAGGGCCCATTTCGCGGCTGctggcgagcgcgctgcagcgccagaGCCTTGCGTTGAACCCtgcgcaggtcgagcagATGCTTGGCGAGAGCGATATGCAGATCCTAGTCACGCTGCAGACCATCAGTGCCAAGCTCGACCACGCATGGTGCTCGAGCAAGCTCGCTGGTGTGGAAAAAGACGGCATCGATCCCCTGAGCCACCCCCGCACGACGGCCGTCTGGCAGGTGTTCAAGACCTTCTTGTTCGCCGTGACGATGGTGCTGGATGCGGTGACGAACGCGGTTGTGGAGCGGTgcccctcgccgagcgagacctatgcgccagcgcgcaaCGCCCCCAAGCTGAACGGCTGGGAGGCGATGGCGACGAGCAACACGCCTGCGCCCTACCTGCGTATCATGACCGATGTGGTGCACGTCTACCTTCCCCTCTACTTCATTACGTCGTCGTTCGGCCTGGACGGCTTTGAGTCCTACCGCAAGGTCTTTTACTCGGCGCTGGACGTGCTGAGCCGTGACCCCGAGGCGTGCACGCAGCTcacggcggcgctggctgCGTCCGTACTaggcagcgacgcgcctggcgcccagtcggcgcaggccgcgacCTTTGGCCAGCGCATCCACACGACCTACTTTTTgctggtcgccgagcagctggtGAGCGAGGTGCCGAACGCCATGATCGACCACCTGATCCTGCCCATGTGCCGCCCCTACCTGCAAGACACGAGCTTCCAGGACGCGTTCGAGTCGGCGCACTCGGTCATCCTGGCGCTGTACACTGCTCAAAGCCCTTGCACGTTGGAGCTCGCTCCCTTTTATGTACActtgctgctgcgcagctACCCCACGCACCTCAGCGAGACGCAGCTGACCACGGCGCTGGACACGGTCGTCGCCTCGCTGTCAGACCGCAGCGACTCGCTGGCGTGGTGGTGCGTGGAGCAGGTCGACCAGGACATCAGCcacgcgcgtctcggcgacgcgcaaAACGACCGTGTCCGTGTGCTGACGCATGCGCTTGCGTCGCTCATTTCCCACGTGAATCTGGTCCTTTTGCGCTCGCTGCTGACCAAGGTCAGTGCGCAAATCCTGTTGCTCCCCCAAGGGAGCCAAGCGCGGagcgagctggtcgaggcgaCCTTTGAGGCGCTTGGCGACATGAATGCGTCCACGCGTGAAgaggcgatgcgctggtGGCTCGACAAGAGCCCCACCTTTACGCTCGGCATGCCTGCCGATGCGTAA